A portion of the Anthonomus grandis grandis chromosome 19, icAntGran1.3, whole genome shotgun sequence genome contains these proteins:
- the LOC126747435 gene encoding gastrulation defective protein 1 homolog has protein sequence MKKITFGKISSNFGQNASAPTGTIGTFGPPKAIEVLEDDREAQQVKEVMGITSFGKKAKSFDIQEMMSQVKATAREVTKKPLEDKPLEESSSEDDDSSEGESDGDLIGPPIPSTMPEKPVKSTKKSVEDSDADEDDDDDDSEVEEDEHFLPVSENTTMRHGLKAVTALTVDHSGARLASGSVDYDVSFWDFAGMDSSLRSFRTLQPCENHPIRHLHYSSTGDLLLVISGARQAKVVDRDGFEKLETVKGDMYITDMARTKGHTAALLAGQFNPCVKEEFLTTSSDGTVRTWDFYQEGKQHKQIIKCRAQNGLKASPTAVAYNRDGKVIACGCADGSVQLWDFRKSSVAPAAQLRRAHQPVEMTAINFSHVGDHLVTRSMDETLKLWDVRSLKAHLNQIGGLFARYDTTDAIFSPNDAMVVTAVSMQKGEKHGRVNVYDRKTFGLVKSLPVSDGSHAIRVNWHAKLNQIFIGGGDGHVKCYYDPKKSLRGVTLCVVKSHRKAQHSEVVSGQQVITPHALPLFRQERRKTSRKQMEKDRLDPVKSKRPDLPITSGQGGRVASSGGTLSSYVIRNLGLSKRVNDDQDPREAILKFAKEAEENPYWIAPAYAKTQPKPVLDMGTEGSGEDDGEPQEKRSKQ, from the exons atgaagaaaatcacCTTCGGGAAAATCAGCTCGAATTTCGGGCAAAATGCTTCGGCCCCAACAGGTACTATTGGTACTTTCGGGCCCCCAAAGGCCATCGAGGTCCTGGAGGACGACAGGGAGGCCCAGCAAGTGAAAGAGGTGATGGGCATCACCAGTTTCGGTAAAAAAGCGAAAAGCTTCGATATCCAGGAGATGATGAGCCAAGTGAAGGCCACTGCTCGGGAGGTGACCAAGAAGCCCCTGGAGGATAAACCTTTAGAGGAATCCTCTTCGGAGGATGATGATAGTAGTGAGGGGGAGAGTGATGGTGACCTCATTGGGCCTCCCATTCCAAGCACTATGCCTGAAAAACCAGTAAAAAGTACTAAAAAGAGTGTTGAGGATTCAGATGCTGAtgaagatgatgatgatgacgacAGTGAGGTGGAAGAAGACGAGCATTTCTTGCCTGTCAGTGAAAATACCACCATGAGACACGGATTAAAAGCCGTAACCGCTTTGACTGTGGACCATAGTGGGGCCAGACTAGCATCAG GCTCAGTAGACTATGATGTTAGTTTTTGGGATTTTGCTGGGATGGATTCGAGTCTCAGAAGTTTCCGCACCCTACAGCCTTGCGAAAATCACCCCATTCGCCATCTACATTACTCCAGCACCGGTGATCTTTTGCTGGTCATTTCTGGGGCTAGACAGGCCAAAGTCGTTGACAGGGACGGATTTGAAAAGCTGGAAACTGTTAAGGGGGACATGTATATTACGGATATGGCCAGGACTAAGGGACATACAGCCGCTCTGCTTGCTGGACAGTTTAATCCTTGCGTTAAGGAGGAGTTCTTGACAACTAGTTCAGATG GTACGGTCCGCACCTGGGACTTCTACCAGGAGGGCAAACAGCACAAGCAAATCATAAAGTGTCGCGCGCAGAACGGCCTCAAGGCCTCCCCCACCGCGGTCGCGTACAACCGCGACGGTAAAGTGATCGCGTGCGGCTGCGCGGACGGGTCCGTCCAACTGTGGGACTTCCGCAAGAGTTCGGTGGCCCCGGCCGCGCAGCTGCGCAGGGCGCATCAGCCCGTCGAGATGACCGCGATCAATTTCTCGCACGTCGGCGACCACTTGGTCACGCGCAGCATGGACGAAACGTTAAAACTGTGGGACGTGCGCAGCCTGAAGGCGCACCTGAACCAAATCGGTGGGTTGTTCGCGCGTTACGACACCACCGACGCCATCTTCAGTCCGAACGACGCGATGGTGGTGACGGCCGTGTCTATGCAAAAAGGGGAGAAGCACGGGCGCGTAAACGTTTATGACCGTAAGACGTTCGGGTTGGTCAAGTCGTTACCGGTTTCGGACGGGAGCCACGCCATCAGGGTCAATTGGCACGCGAAGCTCAATCAGATCTTCATCGGGGGCGGCGACGGACACGTCAAGTGCTACTACGACCCGAAAAAGAGTCTCAGGGGGGTCACTTTGTGCGTTGTCAAG AGCCACAGGAAGGCGCAGCATTCGGAGGTGGTGAGCGGGCAGCAAGTGATCACGCCGCACGCCCTCCCGTTGTTCAGGCAAGAGAGACGGAAAACCAGTCGCAAGCAGATGGAAAAGGACAGACTGGACCCGGTCAAGTCGAAACGTCCGGACTTGCCGATCACTTCGGGGCAGGGGGGACGGGTGGCGTCCAGCGGGGGGACGTTGAGCAGCTACGTCATCAGGAACTTGGGGCTGAGCAAGCGGGTGAACGACGACCAGGATCCCCGGGAGGCCATTTTGAAGTTCGCCAAGGAGGCCGAGGAGAATCCTTACTGGATCGCGCCTGCGTACGCCAAGACGCAACCGAAACCCGTCCTGGATATGGGGACGGAGGGCAGCGGGGAGGACGACGGGGAACCCCAGGAGAAACGGAGCAAAcagtaa
- the LOC126747436 gene encoding actin depolymerising venom protein gelsolin 1 — protein MAMKKGSSQVILTMTFACLIGAGITSSEAAVARSQSPQRGAGQPSNNRNNAIMDPAFANAGQRAGLEIWRVEDFKPVPYPKDQYGKFYTGDSYIVLNTNVNKRGDKSWDIHFWLGAETSQDEAGAAAILAVQLDELLGGAPIQHRERQEHESQLFLSYFKSGVRYQPGGVSSGFRHVNPEEAETRLFQVKGSRNIRVKEVDPNLSSMNKGDCFILDTGKKIYVYVGASAKRIEKIKATTAANQIRDQDHAGKSKVIIVDEFSPQSDYDEFFGALGGGSRDKVPDATVGGDDAQFETQEERAAALYRVSDSSGAVRVEPVGQRPLQPALLDEGDVFILDSGSTDVFVWVGRRASPQEKKESLKKADAYLKETRRPSWTHVERIVQGSEPAAFTQFFRSWQGVGEMRPRLTRSASNPRLFHATLRPGASKFQVVEVYDFEQDDLNQDDVMFLDDPNSNTVFLWIGSKTDAEEKARSKEVVEKYLADHHREDTKVVVFEQGEEGEQFKGLFREWNPDLWQIQVDLRQLAKRFN, from the exons ATGGCAATGAAAAAGGGTTCGTCGCAGGTTATCCTGACGATGACGTTCGCCTGTTTAATAGGAGCAGGAATAACCAGTTCGGAGGCGGCAGTAGCGCGTTCGCAGTCGCCGCAACGAGGTGCAGGACAACCGTCGAATAACAGAAACAACGCGATTATGGATCCGGCGTTCGCTAACGCGGGCCAAAGGGCCGGTCTGGAGATATGGAGGGTCGAG GACTTTAAGCCGGTACCGTACCCCAAGGATCAATACGGGAAATTCTACACCGGCGACTCCTACATCGTCCTGAAC ACGAACGTGAATAAAAGGGGAGACAAGTCTTGGGACATTCATTTTTGGCTAGGAGCCGAAACTAGTCAG GATGAAGCTGGAGCAGCCGCGATCCTGGCGGTGCAACTGGACGAGCTCCTGGGTGGTGCCCCCATTCAGCACAGAGAGAGACAGGAGCACGAATCCCAACTCTTCCTGTCCTACTTTAAGTCGGGAGTGCGCTATCAACCGGGAGGGGTTTCCTCCGGGTTCCGTCACGTCAATCCCGAGGAAGCGGAGACCAGACTGTTCCAGGTCAAAGGGTCCAGAAACATCCGGGTCAAAGAG GTCGACCCGAACCTCTCCTCGATGAACAAGGGCGACTGCTTCATCCTGGACACCGGCAAGAAGATCTACGTGTACGTGGGCGCGTCCGCCAAGAGGATCGAAAAGATCAAAGCGACCACCGCCGCCAACCAGATCAGAGACCAAGACCACGCGGGCAAGTCCAAGGTGATCATCGTGGACGAGTTCAGCCCCCAGTCGGACTACGACGAGTTCTTCGGCGCCCTCGGGGGCGGTTCGCGCGACAAAGTGCCGGACGCGACCGTGGGCGGCGACGACGCCCAATTCGAGACCCAAGAGGAGCGAGCCGCCGCCCTTTATCGCGTCTCCGACTCCTCGGGGGCGGTGAGGGTCGAACCGGTCGGACAACGACCTCTGCAGCCCGCCCTTCTCGACGAGGGCGACGTCTTCATCCTGGATTCCGGCAGTACCGACGTGTTCGTTTGGGTGGGGCGCAGGGCCTCGCCCCAGGAAAAGAAGGAGTCTTTGAAGAAAGCCGACGCGTATCTCAAAGAGACGCGCCGCCCTTCTTGGACCCACGTCGAGCGGATCGTGCAGGGGTCGGAACCAGCCGCTTTCACTCAATTCTTCAGGTCCTGGCAGGGGGTGGGGGAGATGCGCCCCAGGTTAACCCGGTCTGCCAGTAACCCCCGATTGTTCCACGCCACCCTAAGACCTGGGGCCAGCAAGTTCCAGGTGGTGGAGGTGTACGATTTCGAGCAGGACGACCTGAACCAGGATGACGTCATGTTCCTGGATGACCCTAATTCGAACACCGTGTTCCTGTGGATCGGGAGTAAGACGGATGCGGAGGAGAAGGCCAGGAGCAAGGAGGTCGTCGAG aaatatttggCGGACCACCACAGGGAGGACACCAAAGTGGTGGTGTTCGAGCAGGGTGAGGAGGGCGAGCAGTTCAAGGGACTTTTCCGCGAATGGAACCCGGATCTCTGGCAGATCCAGGTGGACCTGAGGCAACTCGCCAAGCGTTTCAACTAA